CGTTAGCAGTGCCAGATCCAGCCCTGCCTGTGAGGCGCTCCAAGTCATAAATTTGCCGTAGCAACTGGCGTAAGTCTTGACGGAGGGGAGTGTTTTCTACTAGTTCTTGAATCGTATCTTGTCGCGCCCGAATGCCTTTAATATCAAGTAGCGGTTGCAGGAACCATCGCCGCAAGGCACGACTGCCCATTGCTGTACTGGTTCTATCTAGCGCCCACAGCAAGGAACCATGAAAACTGCCATCTCGGACTGTTTGCGTAATTTCTAGGTTGCGACGTGTTTGATGGTCAACGATTAAGTAATCAGTAATGGTGTAGGTGCGGAGGAGTTGGAGCGGAACCGAGTTGTGTTTTTGGGTTTCTTCTAAGTATTGCAGCAAGCCGCCAGATGCACGAACAGCGAGGGGAAGATGTTCGCAACCCATACCTTCTAGCGATCGCACTTTAAACTTTTGCAACAATCTGGTTCTAGCTTCTCCTGCCGAGAAAGGAATTTGCGATCGTAAAGCATAACAAAAAGCAGGTGGCAAACATTCCGGTAAATGCTCAGATTTTTCTCCCGGACGTAATAAACCTCCTAAATCAGGAGCATTGGTAGGAATTAGAACTTCCGCAGGCTGCAAGCGCATCAATTCCTGTGTCAAATGTTCTGAATTGCTGCCTTGAGTGGTGAGGAATTCACCTGTAGAGATATCCGCATACCCCAAACCCCAATGCTCCCCCGCAATTACCACAGCAGCCAGGTAATTATTGCGACCCGATTTTAGCATTCCCTCTTCTAGCAAAGTACCAGGAGTGAGAATACGTGTTATTTCCCGCCGCACCAATCTGCCAGTAGCTTCCGCCGCATCTTCCACTTGATCGCAAATTACAACTGCGTAGCCTTTTTCCACCAACAAAGTTGCATGACGTTCCCAAGCATGGTGCGGTACGCCACTCATTGCTACCCTGCCCACTTCTCCGACTGGCTTGCTAGTCAGGAAAAGTTCTAATTCCTGTGCCAAAGTTACAGCATCTTGGAAATAGCATTCAAAGAAATCTCCCACCCGATACAACAACACAGCATGAGGATACTTCTCTTTCGTTTCGACATAATGCTGGAACATTTGAGTCAGCTTGCTGCGATCCACGATTCGATAATCCGAAATAGGCGCAATCGCATTGTTGTTTCCAGTGGGTTGGGATGCAGAGTGAGAAGCAGTCATCGATGATTTAGCAGTACAGATGGCAACTGACACAAGATACGATGATATCGCGTTATCAGCGATACTTTCATTTTGTTCAAGGTTTGTTAACTAACTGAGACTAACTTGCTGTTCTCAAACGTTAACCTAGAACTCATACAATTTTAGATATTAGATTGTGAAAAAATACTGGATCAGCTCTTAGGTATTCCATCTGTCGCAATCATTTTTCAAATTGGGATCAAAACCCAGCGAGGTTTTAACTTATGATTGCTTCTCCTCAAAAAGACTATCTCACTGCCGAAGCATACCTCAAAATGGAGGAACACAGTGATGTCAAGCATGAGTACATTGACGGGTATATCTACGCAATGGCTGGAGCAAGCGATCCTCACGTTACTATTGCCGGGAATTTGTTTGCTCTGCTCCGCAATCATGTACGCGGATCTGGCTGTCGTGTTTACATTTCTGATATGAAAGCACGAATCGAATCCCTAAATCGATTTTACTATCCTGATGTGATGGTTACCTGCGACCAACGAGACCAAGAAACGCCAGCTTATAAAAAATATCCTTGTTTAATTGTCGAAGTTTTATCTGACTCTACTGAAGCCTTCGATCGGGGTGATAAGTTCGCTGATTATCAAGCATTGGAGAGCTTGCAAGAGTATGTTTTAATTAACACTAAACGTCAGCGAGTTGAGTGCTTCCAACGTAATAGTGAAGGATTGTGGGTTTTGCGATCGTATACTTCGCAGCAAGAGTTCTTTCGACTGAATAGCATTAATTTTGAAGGAACTATGGCAGCACTTTATGAAGATGTGGTTTTTGAAGCATGACTTAGATTTCAAATGGCAACTTCAATAAATTTAGCGATGATGTGCTCGTCTTTTTGCCGCTTCTTTTGGGTAATCACCCAACCATTCAGATTTAGGATTTAGTTCAAACAGTGTTGCTTCTAGTATTGACAATAAAAGAGGTTTTCGCCTCATAGTTTTTTTGCGGTAAATAGTAGCTTGTTGTTCTAGGTTTCTAAAAGCAACCACGAAACATCCGTAGATACAGTTATGCCTAAATCATCGAGTATTTGCTGACGAAATCTTAAGTGAGCTTGGAAAAATTCATCAAAACTAACATTTTGATAGTAGGTTCCCACTTTTTTAGGGTGACGCCAGATGTATGCAATCCCATCATTTTGATTAACTTCCCGATTAATAGCACCGACTACCCAATCTTGCTCCACAATACTAAAAACCGTACAGTGTTCAACTATTGCCTCTCCATTTGCCCCAAAAATCTGACCAATTTCAGCAAAGCAATAATGTTGTGGGTGGGCAAAACACCGAGCAAATCCAGTACCTGGTTCAACTTTATAATCCATTAACTGGACAAAACCAAGAGATTCTAAAGTACTGGTTTGATTGCCTAACCAACTAACATTTAAAAGTGGATAATCTGCAAGCACTGCTACTTGGAATTTCCAGTCATCTGCAGAGCCTGAAGCATCTGAGATTTGAGATGAGACAGAAACCAAATTAAGGGAAAGAACACCAAGGAAAAACCTAATATGAAACCTACCAAAATTGGAAAACTCAGCAGATTGGAAAGTCTCCAGCCAGAAATGCCAATAAGTGCTAAAAATACAACTAAACCTCCAAATAGGAAATTCCCTATTTCAAACCAACCCCTGCGTAGTACTTATAGTTAAAGTACCCATCGCAGCAGCATCAATAACTTTTGATTTTGTTCAAAGTTTTCTAACTCTTCGGTTACTTCGCCTCGTGGGTGGTGTTGGTGGAGGTGGTTCTTGTGATTTGAGGAGCGCGATCGCCAATGAGAAATTATCCCAACCATTCCTCACGAGAAACCCTAGCTCGTCGCAGTAGTCGCGATCGTAAACCGACGTTAAAATCTCCTTCATGACGATTGGGAATAATTTTTTAGACTTGTTTAGTAAGTTCGTTGAGATTTATATCCGCAATGACAGGAATATCAAATCCCAAACGCAAACGCAGCGCTATCCAGTCACTCAAAGCTTCTCTTAATTCACGCCCAGACACCCTGTAAAGAAGGAATTTCACCCCAATAATACCAACTCTGTATGAAGATGCGCTGACGCGCAAGAAATAAATAACGAACCACAAAGAACACAAAGAGAGGAGGTACGGAGAAAATTTGGCGCAGCTTCACAAAGAAATAGTATAAGTTCTATCATCTTCAATAATCTCATAAACTGCTAGTTCCATAGCTTTGTCAATATAGCTTGCCAACATTGAGAATTCTCACCTATATAACTAACTATAAAGTTTCTATTTTCTGTCTTGAAAATAGGGTTGGGGGAAAGAGATTTTCATTCCCTCATTATGTGATTTATTACATGACTGTCTGACTTGTTCCTACAGTTGATTCTGATTCTATCTTCTCCACTTTCTCAAATTTTCCTTCACGCCAAGTATCTGCAACACTTTTAATAAAACTAGCCAAAGGAATGGCAACTAATAGCCCCAATAACCCTCCCAATTTCGCCCCTAAAAGTAAGGAAATAACTACCCAAACTGGATTTAAACCAGTTAAATTGCCGAGAATGCGAGGAGCAACAAAATTAGAATTAAATTGGTCAATTGCTACTGCGACAATTAAAACTTCTACTCCTAACCAAAAGTTATTTAATGCCACTAAAGAGCTAACTATACCAATTCCTATTCCTGTACCAAAAGGAAATAAGGCAAAAAAACCAATAACTAATCCGAATAATAAACCTAATGGAACTTGCAGCGCTAAAAATGCAAGTGTAATTCCTGTTGCCAATATAGTAGCTAAAGTTAATTGACCAAGAAAGTAATTTTGAAAGTCCTCGCGTAGTGATTGACGAATGTATGTTCCGATGTGCGCTGGAAACCACAAAAATATTCCGTCCCAGATACTTTCTCCGTTCAAAACAAGGTAGAAAGTCAAGACTACTGTCAGCAAGGTGTTGACGAGACTGCCGATAGTATCTAAAGCAAGACTTAATATTCTACCAGTAAAATTTTGAATTTGAGTTGAGACTCGATCAAGAAGCTGGGGTAATAAGCCACTTAAGTTTATTGGTAATTGTTCTGTTGTTGCCCAGTTTTGAAAAGCTTGTAGCTGTTGAGTACCAGAATCAATCCAAGCGGGCAAAATGTTAGCCAATTCGTTGAGCTGTTGTATTATTAGCGGCACTAAGGTGATGCCTAAACCTACTAATATCACCACAGTTATCAACAAAGCGACTGTAACAGCTATGTTGCGTTTTACTCCTTGTTTTTGAAACAACCGGATGGGATAATCTAAAAGAAAAGCCAGCAATAAGGCAGCAACTAAAATGCTAACTAATGGCTGAAAATACTTGATTACCTGAAGCAATACCCAGCCATTGAGGATGACAAGGGGAAATGCCAAGCCAAAGGTTAACCATCGCGGTAGTTTGTTTACTGATTGCATGGCACTGATTCTATTTATTCATTTTCTGCATAAAATCTAATAATATGCGCTGATGTACGGTTCCTACAGGTCGGATTTCCCCTGCTACTGTTGAATAACAGCTACCTTGGCAGATGTCTTCCGGTGTAAGTAAGCCCATATCCCAACCTTCGCTAAGAACTAGCTGATCTAATTCCACCAAAAGCGGCGCATGAAAAACGTGACGAATCACCCTATCATCACCATAACAGCCAAACTCATCAAATTTTTGTGGTAGCTCGTAATTAATTTCTTCTAAAATTTCTCGCTTTACTGCTATCTCTGGAGTTTCACCGGATTCGATATGTCCGCCAAATAGCGCCCAGTATCCAGGATAAAGAATATTGGGATTATTATCCCGCAGTTGCATGAGAAACTTGTTTTTTTGATAGAGAATTGCGATCGCTACATGAGCAGCCATATTTACTACTGTATAAGTACCAACATTCTTTATTGTCCATATCTTGTTGGTTTTTCCCATATTTTCCAAAACTGGCAACCAAAATGTGTAAACACAGGGCGACTTGATGTTAGGTACAGTGCTACAGCATCTAGCTAAGATCCATCCATAAAGCTATATTTTGATGTTCAGAATTTTACTTTTCTTCTAGAAATACTTCTCCAAAGTCTTTGCCAGCTATAGGTATAGGCTGATATTTAATTTTGCCTTTGATGACTGCGTATTCTCCCTCTCGCAAAGCTGTTTGATTGGTAATAGCCCAAATTTTTCCTGTGGAGTCGTTAATTAGATACGCCTGCCGCTTCAGTAAAGGCACTCGCCTTTCGACTTTGCCTTGAATGTATGCCGTTGTACCGATGCTTGGTTGTGATTGTAGTTCCCGAATCGGAGTTACATTTGCTCCTAGTGCATTTACCTTGGAAAAACTAAACTGACTACAACCCACTAATCCTGTAAAAAAGAGACACGTCAAACTCAAACGAGATACCGTAATAATGAGGAATTTTTCTTTTGCTTGTAGCATAAAAGATACCTTTTCCGGAAATTGTGGCATCAGTAGTTGGTGAGCCGCAACTTTAAATGAGTAAATTCCTATCAATAGGATGCTGCGGTATGAGAAAAACACTCCCACCTGAAGCAACCAATCTGAGAAGATAAAGATATAGATTCTGATCTGATTTGTGAGAAATTGTGTTTTGGTCGTTGATTGTTGGTAGTTGGTTAATGTTTCCTACAGCAAATAAACATCAACCAAAAGCTATCAATGAAGCCCTCACTAAAAGTCTCACAGTTCTTTGAGGAGTCTATGTTTGGTGAGTGCTGCTACGGTATCGGACAGCAATGCCAAAGTAAGAGCGTACTTCTAATAATAGAATGGAAACAAAAACTGCCAAGTTACTCGATGGTAAAGCTTTAGCTGCAAAAATTCAGCAAGAACTTGCTGCTGAGATTACCCAACTACAACCTCAAATAGGACGCCCACCAGGTTTAGCAGTACTAATGGTTGGCGACAACCCCGCTTCAGCTGCATATGTAAGCGGCAAAGAACGAGCTTGCGCAAAAGTTGGTATTGCCTCCTTTGGTAAGCATTTCCCTACAGAAACTACTCAAGCCGAACTTGAGGAAGCTATTCATACTCTAAACCAGGATGAGCGGGTAGATGGTATTCTAGTGCAGTTACCCCTACCAAACCACTTGGATGCTGTTTCTCTATTACATCAAATTCACCCCGACAAAGATGCTGACGGACTGCACCCAGTAAATATGGGAAAATTAATGCGGGGAGAACGTGGTTTACGCAGTTGTACTCCAGCAGGAGTAATGCGCTTGTTGCAAGAGTATGAAATTCCTTTGCGAGGGAAACAAGCAACAGTGTTAGGACGCAGTATTTTGGTAGGCAAGCCACTGGCGTTAATGCTATTGGAAGCTGATGCCACGGTGACAGTTGCCCATTCGCGATCGCAAGATCTAGCTGCCATTACCAAAAATGCTGATATTCTAATTGCAGCAGTAGGTCGTCCAGAAATGATTTCAGCACAAATGGTGAAACCGGGTGCTGTTGTGGTAGATGTGGGGATAAATCGCATTACTGATGTCGGTGGCAACAGTCGCCTAGTCGGAGATGTCAATTTTGACTCAGTTGCTGGTGTGGCAGAATTTCTCACCCCAGTTCCTGGTGGTGTTGGTCCTATGACCGTTGCCATGTTACTGCAAAATACCTTTTCTACTTATTTAAGGGTGACAAAATAAAGTTTAGATTAGAGATTTTAAGTTGCCAGTTGCACTCATCAAACCAAAAACTATGGTTAGTTAAGAGTAGAGCCAAATTCTAAATCTCAAATTACCACATACCCTTAAAATTGTTACATAAATAACATAAAACATAAGGAAATATAGGAATGGTAGCAGCGGATAACTTGAAACCGACTCCAAAACAAGCAAATTTTGACCTCATTACCTATTTGAAAGAACGACAACAGCTTTGTGAAGCAGCCCTGGAGCAGACGATTTCCGTGCGTTATCCAGAAAAAATTTACGAAGCTATGCGTTACTCTCTCTTAGCTGGAGGTAAGCGTCTGCGCCCCATTCTTTGCCTGGCAACTTGTGAGATGACAGGCGGTACGATCGAAATGGCAATGCCAACAGCATGCGCCTTGGAGATGATCCACACGATGTCGTTAATTCACGACGATCTGCCAGCTATGGATAATGATGATTACCGTCGTGGAAAGCTGACGAATCACAAGGTTTATGGAGAAGATGTTGCCATTTTAGCTGGAGATGGCTTGTTGGCTTACGCTTTTGAGTATATTGCCGCTAATACCAAAAATGTGCCTCCTGAACGAGTGTTGCAGGTAGTTGCTCATTTGGGACGTGCTGTAGGGGCTGCTGGATTAGTCGGTGGTCAAGTAGTAGATTTAGAATCGGAAGGCAAGTCAGATATTTCTTTAGAAACACTAAATTTTATTCACAATCACAAAACAGGAGCGCTCCTAAAAGCTTGTATTGTTTGTGGTGGTGTGCTATCAGGAGCATCTGAGCAAGATTTACAAAGATTATCTAGTTATGCTCGAAATATTGGTTTAGCATTTCAGATTATTGATGATGTTTTGGATATCACTGCTACCCAAGAACAATTAGGTAAAACCGCAGGCAAAGACCAACAAGCCAAAAAAGTGACTTATCCTAGTCTTTGGGGAATCGAAGAATCTCGAAAACAAGCCCAAAAACTAATTGAGGCAGCTTGTGCGGAATTAGAACCTTTTGGAAAGGCGGCAGAACCTTTAGTGGCACTGGCTCACTTTATTACCAGTCGCAATCATTAGGTTAATTTTTGACTTTCTGGGTATTCGCGTGCCAAAAGAAGTCATTAAGACATAAAATCTCAAAACTTGGGATGTTTCCCCATGCGAAGTAGCGCGATTTTCCTCACATATCAAACCGCTGCTCATAATTTTGTTAACCTGACTAAAATACCATGCAGGACATAGGCGACATTTTAGATAACCAGGTGCTGGTAGTTGCTCTAGTAGCTTGTTTAATTGCTCAAACTTTAAAGCTCGTAATCGAGTTAATTAAGAATCGGAAGCTGAACGTACGTGCATTAGTGACGACAGGAGGTATGCCTAGCGCTCACTCAGCTCTAGTAACATCACTGGCAGCAGGTGTAGGGCAGACTCGTGGTTGGGCATCCGCAGAATTTGCGGTTGCTACAGTTTTTGCCATTATAGTTATGTACGATGCGGCTGGAGTTCGCCAAGCTGCTGGTAAACAAGCTCGCATTCTCAATCAAATGATTGATGAACTATTTGATGAACACCCGGAGTTTACGGGCGATCGCCTCAAGGAATTACTAGGACATACTCCTTTTCAAGTAATTGCTGGCTCGGCATTGGGTATTACCATTTCTTGGCTTGCTCGCTATGCTTATAATTAAATTTCAGTGTAATATCATGACTTAGATTTTGAATTGCGAATTCAATCAATTTGAAATACTACTAAGCTATTACGTATGTATAGTAATAGCCAAAATACTTAGGATATTAACAGATGATAAAGCTTAGGCAAGCAAAGACTTTATAATTCAATCGCAAGGATTGTCCTAATTCATTTTTAACATATGGATATAGGAATAAGTATTAATGGCGGTCATTAAGTAATGATATATAAAACTGGACAATGGTTAGTTTACTTACCCCAATTTCTTATTGGTATTAAGATTAGTATTTATAACCGTCACGGAGATTTTGTTAGTTGATTGTTTTTACTGAAAATGAACTTTGAAGTTACGAGTTAATCTTAAATTCATAAGTTAATCTAAAAAATATAGAAGTTTTTGTAATTAATTTGCTTTAAATAAGCAACTACCAAAAGCTAGCTAATAATTAATCACCCAATTGACATCAAGCTTTATAAATTACATTTGATTTTACTAATTAGCAATTGAATATAGTAAAGTGCAAGTTTTAATTTTTTGTTGAGATGATAACTTTAGAAATGGGAATTTGGTAAATTTACTATCGGCCGTAATAGCATTACTTTGCTGCTATCAACAATGACAGCAAAAAAACCACGCTCTGATAGCTTTTGCAATGTACTGTAAGCATCTTGTTGATTAGTTGTGTAAGTTGCTAACAAATAAGGGCGTTGTCCGTAGGAAACAAAACCAACGTCACCTCTGACAATTTCTTTGATTTGATTCGCTACCTCCGGACGATTGAAATAATCCACTAAGACTGCGAAACCACGCTTTAGACGTTGGGGTTGATAAGTTGCTGTCTGATTTAATTGATTTAGCTGAGTTGTTGGAATTGTTGGAGTTGTTGGAATTGTTGGAATTGTTGGAGTTGTTGGAGTTGTTGGAATTGTTGGAATTGTTGGAATTGTCTGGTTTGCTAAATGCTCCCCCGGTCGAGTAGTGATAATGGCAGTTAATCCGACAATACTGTTAATATATCTTGCCCAACGATTAGCATCATCTACTTTACTAAAACCGCCGATTCGCGTGACTGTATCGGTAAGATATCTACAGGTTGTAGTTTTGATTTCCTTTGGTAAAGCACGGCGCAATTGATTTTGATTATCTGTTGTGGGGCTGATTACTAGTAACAGGTACTCACCAGAATTTGGAGGTTGACAAACAGGAAGGTTTTGTTGCTGGGCAAAGGTAGTATTTATACCTGCCAATAACCAAGCGATCGCCAACAATAAACTACTTCCAACGGTTTTTGACAAATGTTGAGATTTCCCTAACACAGTTT
This Chlorogloeopsis sp. ULAP01 DNA region includes the following protein-coding sequences:
- a CDS encoding Uma2 family endonuclease, with translation MIASPQKDYLTAEAYLKMEEHSDVKHEYIDGYIYAMAGASDPHVTIAGNLFALLRNHVRGSGCRVYISDMKARIESLNRFYYPDVMVTCDQRDQETPAYKKYPCLIVEVLSDSTEAFDRGDKFADYQALESLQEYVLINTKRQRVECFQRNSEGLWVLRSYTSQQEFFRLNSINFEGTMAALYEDVVFEA
- a CDS encoding AI-2E family transporter, with the translated sequence MQSVNKLPRWLTFGLAFPLVILNGWVLLQVIKYFQPLVSILVAALLLAFLLDYPIRLFQKQGVKRNIAVTVALLITVVILVGLGITLVPLIIQQLNELANILPAWIDSGTQQLQAFQNWATTEQLPINLSGLLPQLLDRVSTQIQNFTGRILSLALDTIGSLVNTLLTVVLTFYLVLNGESIWDGIFLWFPAHIGTYIRQSLREDFQNYFLGQLTLATILATGITLAFLALQVPLGLLFGLVIGFFALFPFGTGIGIGIVSSLVALNNFWLGVEVLIVAVAIDQFNSNFVAPRILGNLTGLNPVWVVISLLLGAKLGGLLGLLVAIPLASFIKSVADTWREGKFEKVEKIESESTVGTSQTVM
- a CDS encoding NUDIX hydrolase; translated protein: MAAHVAIAILYQKNKFLMQLRDNNPNILYPGYWALFGGHIESGETPEIAVKREILEEINYELPQKFDEFGCYGDDRVIRHVFHAPLLVELDQLVLSEGWDMGLLTPEDICQGSCYSTVAGEIRPVGTVHQRILLDFMQKMNK
- the folD gene encoding bifunctional methylenetetrahydrofolate dehydrogenase/methenyltetrahydrofolate cyclohydrolase FolD, coding for METKTAKLLDGKALAAKIQQELAAEITQLQPQIGRPPGLAVLMVGDNPASAAYVSGKERACAKVGIASFGKHFPTETTQAELEEAIHTLNQDERVDGILVQLPLPNHLDAVSLLHQIHPDKDADGLHPVNMGKLMRGERGLRSCTPAGVMRLLQEYEIPLRGKQATVLGRSILVGKPLALMLLEADATVTVAHSRSQDLAAITKNADILIAAVGRPEMISAQMVKPGAVVVDVGINRITDVGGNSRLVGDVNFDSVAGVAEFLTPVPGGVGPMTVAMLLQNTFSTYLRVTK
- the crtE gene encoding geranylgeranyl diphosphate synthase CrtE — protein: MVAADNLKPTPKQANFDLITYLKERQQLCEAALEQTISVRYPEKIYEAMRYSLLAGGKRLRPILCLATCEMTGGTIEMAMPTACALEMIHTMSLIHDDLPAMDNDDYRRGKLTNHKVYGEDVAILAGDGLLAYAFEYIAANTKNVPPERVLQVVAHLGRAVGAAGLVGGQVVDLESEGKSDISLETLNFIHNHKTGALLKACIVCGGVLSGASEQDLQRLSSYARNIGLAFQIIDDVLDITATQEQLGKTAGKDQQAKKVTYPSLWGIEESRKQAQKLIEAACAELEPFGKAAEPLVALAHFITSRNH
- a CDS encoding divergent PAP2 family protein; this encodes MQDIGDILDNQVLVVALVACLIAQTLKLVIELIKNRKLNVRALVTTGGMPSAHSALVTSLAAGVGQTRGWASAEFAVATVFAIIVMYDAAGVRQAAGKQARILNQMIDELFDEHPEFTGDRLKELLGHTPFQVIAGSALGITISWLARYAYN